The nucleotide sequence GCGGTGATTCAGGGCTTGGATTCAGCCTCGGGGCAGGAGGCGATGAACATGGTCGTTAAGACGTTGATGGGTATGTCGATGGGTGGTATTCATGATCACGTTGGTGGCGGATTTCATCGTTATGCGGTGGATGAAGGCTGGGGTGTGCCCCACTTCGAAAAGATGCTCTACGATCAGGCGCAGATTGCGGTCAATTTACTCGATGCGCTGGTGGTTTCGGGAGATGAGCGCCTAGGTTGGACGGCTCGCGGTATATTTGAATACGTGCTCGAGCGACTTCGGCATGGGGCAGGCGGGTTTTTTGCGGCGGAAGACGCCGATTCGGTTCGGGCCACCAGCGAAGGCGAGACGCTGCGGCAGGAAGGAGCCTTTTATGTTTGGTCAGTCGATGAGCTGAATATGCTTTGGGGTGGTGATGCGGAGTGGATCGCTGACCTCTACGGCGTCGAAGTCTCGGGCAATGTGCCGGGCCAAAGGGATCACCAGCAGGAGCTCCGCGGATTCAATGTTTTGAAGCAGCAAAAATCGCTCGGGGAAGTCGCGGAAAAATTAAGCCGTAGTCCGAGCGAAGTGGCCGAGTCTTTGTCGCGAAATTTGGTCAAATTGAAAACCCAACGTGAGCGTCGACCACGGCCGCTTCGGGATGAGAAAACCGTTTCCGCTTGGAACGGGTTAATGATCGGCGCGCTCGCCCGGGCATCATGCGTTGATGCGATTGCATGGGTCGATCAGTGCAATCGATACCGCGAGGCGGCGGTGGCGGCGGCCGCTTTTGTGAAAAGTGAAATGTGGGACCAAGCGACGCAGACGCTGGTGCGCTGTTGGCGCGACGGCCGCCAATCGCCGGTGGGGTTCGCGGAAGATTACGCCGCGATGATCTCGGGACTGCTTGATTTGTATGAGGCCACGTTCGATTCGGCGTGGTTGCGTTGGGCGGACGAGCTGCAGATCTCGCTGAATGTCCACTTTTGGGACGATGCCGGGGGAGGATATTTCCAAGCAAACGCCGCGGATAAATCGGTCGTGTTGCGCTTGAAGGATGATCAGGACGGAGCCGAGCCGTCGGCCAATTCTCTGGCGGCGTCAAATCTGTTCCGGTTGGGCGCGATGTTGCGCGATGAGTCTTACCGCGAGCGGGGCCTTCGCGTGGTTCAGGCGTTGCGGCCGGTGTGGTCGAAGACGCCATGGGCGTTGCCCGCGCTACTGAGTGCGATGGAGTGGGCGTTGGGCAGTCCGTATCAGATCGTGCTGAGTGGTGACGTTCGCAAGCCGCGTTGGGAAGAACTCGCGCAGGTTGCGCGCAATGCCGGAACCAAGCGACGGGTGGTCATCGCGGTGGCTGATATCGACGGCGATGATTGGTTGGTGCAGCGGGTTCCGGAGCTGGTCGGAGTCGTCGGACGGGGACGGGAACCGAGCGCCCAAGTTTGCCGTGGTTTTCAATGTGAAACCCCGGTTTCCACGGCGGCAGAACTGGTCGGTTTGTTGGATTAAGTGTGGTCGAGATTTCGGCGGGGAGCATCGGCCGGGAGTTGACGTCGGGCCTCGAATGCCAGTTAGCTGCGTTGCTGCCGCCGATACTATGTGGCACAACTGAATTCACACCTTGCAAATCCTCGCCGTCGAAGATGATCCGGTTGCCCGTCGCGTGTTGCGGCAGGCTTTGAAGAAACTTGGCCATGAAGTCATCGAGGCGGAGGATGGTGAAGCGGGGCTGGATGCGTTGGAGCGGGAAAAAGTGCGGGTGATTGTGTGTGATTGGATCATGCCGCAGATGGACGGATTGGAGTTTTGTCGTCGGGTGCGCGATCGGCCTGCGGAGGACTACGTTTATTTTATTCTGCTGACGAGTCGCACGGCCTCGACCGAGAACGAACGTGAAGCCGCCGACGCCGGCGTGGATGATTTTTTAAGCAAGCCGCTCGATGTGAATGAGCTTTGGATGCGGCTGCGCGTGGCGGAACGTATCCTGCAATTCGCTACCCAGGTGCGGACGTTGGAGGCATTTTTGCCGATATGTTCCTACTGCAAAAAAGTTCGCGAGGATTCGAATTACTGGACGCAGATCGAGAGCTACATCAACACGCGGACGGGGACCGATTTCAGCCATTCGGTTTGTCCGGATTGTTATCAATCGGTCGTGGTGCCGGAACTGAATAAACTGAAAGCCGAAGCGGCGGCTCAGCGTGAAGCTGATGCGGAGGAAGCCCGTTCGATGTCGAAGAGTGACGCGGAGAAAGTTTGATGCGATCGCAAGGTCGCATCTCAGTTATCACAGCATGCAAAACGACGGAGTAGCCCGATTGGAAGAGCGGATGGCTTGGCTTGAGCGTCACGTATTGGAACAAGACAAAGTGATGCTGCAGCAAGGCGATGCCTTGAAAAAACTGAGTGATGAACTCGCCGCCCTGCGGGAGCGCATGGCCGGGCGGGAGGCACCGCTCGATCCGAACGAGCGGCCCCCTCACTATTAACCGGCACTGGTTCGATCAGTTGCTCGCCCCCGGCAATGTGCCGGCGCGCACCAGCACCATGTCAGCGGGATTGAGATGCCGTTTGATGGCGCGATTTACTTCCTGAAGCGTAAGCGCCTCGATGCGGTCGGGATAGGTATCGAGGGACTCCAGAGTATCGCCTCGCTGCACGGCCCGCAATATTGACTGGGCCAAGCCACCGGTGGTGGCGAGTTGCAGTTTGAATGTGCCGATAAGGTTTGTCTTCCGTTCGGCCAGTTCCTTCGCCGTGACCCCGTCGTTATACCATGCTTCCAGTTCGCGACGGGTCGACGCGATGCCTTGCTCAAGCAACTCGGGCGCGAACGTGCCTTTGATATACCATTCGCCGTCGTTGTAGGTGTCGTTGGTGGCGTTGGCGCCGATGCCGTAAGTGAGGCCTTCCTGGTCTCGAATCTTGGCGAGCAAACGACCAGTGAACCCTTGGCCGAGGATGGCCGTGCCGACGTCGAGCGCCAAGCTGTCCTCGTCGGTGTAGTGCAGGCCGGACGCTTGGCCCCACGCGATGTTCACGCTGGTTTTGTCGGCGACGTTGACATTCACAACGGTGCCACGATCGGTGAGTTCGGTGGCGGCGACATCGGTTTTGATGATCGCACTGCCGCCCGTCCATCCTGTCGTGGCGGTGCGGATGGTGGTTTCGACTTGGTCGGCTGCAACATCTCCGACGAGCACCAACTGTAATCCGTCGGGACCGTAGTGGCTGGCATGAAAAGTCTTCAGCTCGTCCAGCGTAGCCTGACCCACCGCCGCGATGAATGCCTTGACGGGCGTCTGATAGTTGGGGTGGTCGACCGGGTAGATGGCGTTATTGAAGGCTTCATTGGCGATGGCGCTGGTGCTCTCGAGGGAGCGTTGCAATCCGCCGATCAAACGGGTTTTGACGCGCTCGAGATCCTCGGCGTTGAAGGCCGGTTCGCGGAGCTGTTCGAAGAGCAGACTGAGCACGACGGGCAGGTCTTTTTTAAGACAACGTCCGGAGATGTTGAGGGTGTCATTGCCGACCGAAAAACTCAGCTCCGCGCCGACGGATTCCAACTGATCGGCAATGGTGAACTTGTCTTGTCGGGTGGTGCCTTGGTCGAGCATCTCGCCCACGAGTGTTGCGATCGCAACATTCCCGCGACGCGCGGCGGCGTCGCCGGCCGGCAGGCTACCGGCGAT is from Synoicihabitans lomoniglobus and encodes:
- a CDS encoding thioredoxin domain-containing protein, whose translation is MANRLSRSLSPYLQQHAENEVDWFEWGAEAFEYAQSSGKPIFLSIGYSACHWCHVMARESFSNSAVAAQLNANFVSIKLDREERPEVDRIYMSYVQAVSGHGGWPLSVWLTPELKPFFGGTYFPPEEKAGRPGFRTVLDSIARGWAEDREKVVAESERVVRSLISHHEEAPLGDALPDFTEPAGEAYEQCYTYLFENFDAASGGFGGAPKFPRPANLTFLTRCAVIQGLDSASGQEAMNMVVKTLMGMSMGGIHDHVGGGFHRYAVDEGWGVPHFEKMLYDQAQIAVNLLDALVVSGDERLGWTARGIFEYVLERLRHGAGGFFAAEDADSVRATSEGETLRQEGAFYVWSVDELNMLWGGDAEWIADLYGVEVSGNVPGQRDHQQELRGFNVLKQQKSLGEVAEKLSRSPSEVAESLSRNLVKLKTQRERRPRPLRDEKTVSAWNGLMIGALARASCVDAIAWVDQCNRYREAAVAAAAFVKSEMWDQATQTLVRCWRDGRQSPVGFAEDYAAMISGLLDLYEATFDSAWLRWADELQISLNVHFWDDAGGGYFQANAADKSVVLRLKDDQDGAEPSANSLAASNLFRLGAMLRDESYRERGLRVVQALRPVWSKTPWALPALLSAMEWALGSPYQIVLSGDVRKPRWEELAQVARNAGTKRRVVIAVADIDGDDWLVQRVPELVGVVGRGREPSAQVCRGFQCETPVSTAAELVGLLD
- a CDS encoding response regulator, translated to MQILAVEDDPVARRVLRQALKKLGHEVIEAEDGEAGLDALEREKVRVIVCDWIMPQMDGLEFCRRVRDRPAEDYVYFILLTSRTASTENEREAADAGVDDFLSKPLDVNELWMRLRVAERILQFATQVRTLEAFLPICSYCKKVREDSNYWTQIESYINTRTGTDFSHSVCPDCYQSVVVPELNKLKAEAAAQREADAEEARSMSKSDAEKV
- a CDS encoding SlyX family protein, encoding MQNDGVARLEERMAWLERHVLEQDKVMLQQGDALKKLSDELAALRERMAGREAPLDPNERPPHY
- a CDS encoding M16 family metallopeptidase; protein product: MKTRSLLALALTVVVCAIHVTAQIAPRVVQSSVNQINLYVLPTGVRDVVTIAGSLPAGDAAARRGNVAIATLVGEMLDQGTTRQDKFTIADQLESVGAELSFSVGNDTLNISGRCLKKDLPVVLSLLFEQLREPAFNAEDLERVKTRLIGGLQRSLESTSAIANEAFNNAIYPVDHPNYQTPVKAFIAAVGQATLDELKTFHASHYGPDGLQLVLVGDVAADQVETTIRTATTGWTGGSAIIKTDVAATELTDRGTVVNVNVADKTSVNIAWGQASGLHYTDEDSLALDVGTAILGQGFTGRLLAKIRDQEGLTYGIGANATNDTYNDGEWYIKGTFAPELLEQGIASTRRELEAWYNDGVTAKELAERKTNLIGTFKLQLATTGGLAQSILRAVQRGDTLESLDTYPDRIEALTLQEVNRAIKRHLNPADMVLVRAGTLPGASN